One genomic segment of Gimesia sp. includes these proteins:
- a CDS encoding GDSL-type esterase/lipase family protein, translating to MLKPISTARRPFVCLTLVFSLLTLICLTSLTHAEEPAPGQWQFSEELLEPVWKGDTVRGESVLFIRDLRTGQTKASLLFPAQKVLKITNSAGDVTYEEGRDYHWKPGSREITLPENTRIVWKFPTQMRRPANSQRHKLTHRDGHGEIFFGGQLEYHDLQTCITYTHEPVDWSKIEPVFNAKSLPRTIKKLQKHDTTSIVLLGDSISTGCNASGWAGGAPFQPAFFGLLQENLQHHYQNRIALTNLSVGGKDTKWALTQVDEVVKADPDLVIIAFGMNDSAGRSAEEFKANTKALIEQIRKKQPRAEFILVAPMLGNRDWIRLKHELFPQYRDALAELTQPGVALADMTSLWTEFFKHKQDWDLTGNGVNHPNDFGHRVYAQVLSTLLIPEGETNSASETSLPPEVFSLWDGKAPVGADQFEEADVKLTLHRPVKPNGAAIVICPGGGYQRVVTGGEGHGIAAWLNRHGVTGIVLEYRMPDGRSFVPLMDAQRAIRMARAHAKDWGIDPGKVGIMGFSAGGHLASTAATHFDAGDSQAQDPINRQSSRPDFAILVYPVVTMGETTHGGSKKNLLGPEPTAEMIELFSNEKQVTDQTPPIFLAHAVDDKPVPIKNSQALYAALQEKQIPSKLLELPDGGHGLNGYKGPSWDAWQKQSLEWLAELKFIPQQ from the coding sequence GTGCTCAAGCCAATTTCCACCGCGCGTCGCCCCTTTGTTTGTTTAACGCTGGTCTTCAGTCTGCTGACGCTGATCTGTCTGACGTCTCTCACTCACGCAGAGGAACCCGCACCCGGGCAGTGGCAGTTCTCAGAGGAACTACTCGAACCGGTCTGGAAAGGCGATACCGTTCGCGGTGAATCAGTCCTGTTTATTCGTGATTTGAGAACGGGTCAAACGAAAGCTTCACTGCTGTTCCCAGCACAGAAAGTGCTCAAGATTACGAACAGCGCGGGAGACGTTACTTACGAAGAAGGTCGCGACTACCATTGGAAACCCGGTTCGCGCGAAATCACACTCCCCGAAAACACACGCATCGTCTGGAAGTTTCCCACCCAGATGCGGCGCCCCGCGAACTCACAAAGGCACAAGCTGACGCACCGCGATGGCCACGGTGAAATCTTCTTCGGTGGACAACTCGAATACCACGATCTGCAGACCTGCATCACTTATACCCACGAACCCGTCGACTGGAGTAAGATCGAACCGGTCTTTAATGCCAAATCGCTGCCTCGTACGATCAAGAAACTGCAGAAACACGACACGACATCCATCGTCCTGTTGGGTGACAGCATCTCCACCGGCTGTAATGCCTCGGGCTGGGCCGGGGGAGCTCCCTTCCAGCCGGCATTCTTCGGACTGCTTCAGGAGAACCTGCAGCACCATTATCAGAACCGGATCGCATTGACCAATCTTTCCGTCGGCGGCAAAGACACGAAGTGGGCCCTGACACAAGTTGACGAAGTCGTCAAGGCCGACCCCGACCTGGTCATCATCGCCTTTGGGATGAATGACTCAGCTGGTCGTTCGGCGGAAGAATTTAAAGCCAACACCAAGGCGCTGATCGAACAGATTCGCAAAAAACAGCCCCGGGCAGAATTCATTCTGGTCGCCCCCATGCTGGGGAACCGGGACTGGATTCGACTCAAACATGAACTGTTTCCCCAGTATCGCGACGCGCTGGCGGAACTCACACAGCCGGGAGTCGCTTTAGCCGACATGACCTCCCTCTGGACCGAATTCTTCAAACACAAACAGGACTGGGACCTGACCGGTAACGGAGTGAATCATCCCAACGACTTCGGGCACCGCGTCTATGCCCAGGTACTCTCAACGCTGCTCATTCCGGAAGGCGAAACCAACTCTGCTTCAGAGACCAGTCTGCCCCCCGAAGTCTTCTCCCTCTGGGACGGCAAAGCCCCGGTCGGTGCGGACCAGTTCGAAGAGGCAGACGTGAAACTCACGCTGCATCGCCCCGTAAAACCGAACGGTGCTGCCATCGTCATCTGTCCCGGCGGCGGATATCAGCGCGTCGTCACCGGCGGAGAAGGGCACGGCATCGCTGCCTGGCTCAACAGGCATGGCGTGACGGGGATCGTCCTCGAGTATCGCATGCCCGACGGTCGCTCCTTCGTTCCGCTGATGGATGCCCAGCGGGCGATCCGCATGGCTCGCGCGCATGCGAAAGACTGGGGCATCGATCCCGGGAAGGTCGGTATCATGGGCTTCTCCGCAGGCGGGCACCTCGCCTCCACCGCCGCCACACACTTTGATGCCGGCGATTCCCAGGCTCAAGATCCCATCAACCGACAAAGCTCCCGTCCCGATTTCGCGATTCTCGTCTATCCCGTTGTCACCATGGGAGAAACCACGCATGGCGGCTCGAAAAAGAATCTGCTCGGTCCCGAACCCACGGCTGAGATGATCGAACTGTTCTCGAATGAAAAACAGGTCACCGATCAGACACCGCCGATCTTTCTGGCCCACGCGGTCGACGATAAACCGGTGCCCATCAAAAACAGCCAGGCACTCTATGCAGCCCTGCAGGAAAAACAGATTCCATCCAAACTGCTCGAACTCCCCGATGGCGGACATGGCCTCAACGGCTACAAAGGTCCCTCCTGGGATGCCTGGCAGAAACAGTCCCTGGAATGGCTCGCAGAACTGAAATTCATTCCGCAACAGTAA
- a CDS encoding CocE/NonD family hydrolase yields MKVIRFSLWLLFSGLLLSPLSVTQAAQYDPLKTESGKSAAPVDLTMQDQSRNRDIPLRVYLPKSEQPAPVLLFSHGLGGARTGSQYLGEHWSARGYVVVYLQHPGSDEAVWKDVPALQRLRALKSATTLQNTVDRYQDVSAVLDQLTRWNADSQHQFHQRMDLSRVGMSGHSYGAVTTQGVSGQSWRLLGKRYTDPRIKAAVMFSPSIHGRAEPADSFGQVSIPWMLLTGTKDTSPINDTTVADRREVYQGLPDSIDKYELVLFDAQHSAFSDGRQRRGLARRNPNHHKSILAVTTAFWDTYLLDSKQARQWLQGKACREQLDPEDEWQLEVSKTGSGKN; encoded by the coding sequence ATGAAAGTTATACGATTCTCTCTGTGGTTACTTTTTTCAGGGCTCCTGCTTTCACCGCTCTCTGTCACGCAGGCGGCACAGTACGATCCCCTTAAAACAGAGTCAGGCAAATCCGCGGCTCCCGTTGATCTCACCATGCAGGATCAAAGTCGAAATCGCGATATCCCCCTGCGGGTTTATCTCCCGAAATCAGAGCAGCCCGCGCCGGTCCTGTTATTCAGTCACGGTCTGGGAGGCGCCCGTACCGGCTCACAGTACCTGGGAGAGCACTGGTCGGCCCGCGGTTATGTTGTGGTCTACCTGCAGCATCCCGGCAGTGATGAAGCAGTCTGGAAAGACGTCCCCGCATTGCAGCGGCTGCGGGCACTCAAGTCCGCGACCACCCTGCAGAATACCGTCGACCGTTACCAGGATGTGAGTGCCGTCCTCGATCAACTCACCCGCTGGAATGCTGATTCACAACATCAGTTTCATCAGCGAATGGACCTCAGCCGCGTCGGCATGTCGGGCCACTCTTATGGAGCAGTCACCACGCAGGGCGTCAGTGGTCAGTCCTGGCGGCTGTTGGGAAAACGTTATACCGATCCCCGCATCAAAGCCGCTGTGATGTTCAGCCCCAGCATTCACGGCCGGGCGGAACCTGCAGACTCCTTCGGACAGGTTTCGATACCCTGGATGTTACTCACCGGCACCAAAGATACCTCACCCATTAACGACACCACCGTCGCCGACCGCCGCGAAGTCTATCAGGGCCTGCCGGACAGCATCGACAAATACGAACTCGTCCTGTTCGACGCGCAACACTCCGCATTTTCTGATGGACGACAGCGCCGCGGTCTGGCGCGCCGGAATCCCAACCACCACAAATCAATTCTCGCCGTCACCACCGCTTTCTGGGACACCTACCTCCTCGACAGCAAACAGGCCCGCCAGTGGCTGCAGGGCAAAGCCTGTCGCGAGCAACTTGATCCCGAGGACGAATGGCAGTTAGAGGTTTCAAAAACCGGGTCCGGTAAAAATTAA
- a CDS encoding M56 family metallopeptidase, translated as MNGFHEFLNHPLVTHWGAVLLHFVWQGAALALLAWVVLWICQRQSAQLRYLLATGCLFLMLLCPVITWLNLGEHIQRETPATGAQSTTNAAPFAHVPEVGTTSTDRLLQGAESPAASRAPSSTDAKPFPPNEPGLFQVSALVNTLPWLVAVWACGVVILSLRMIGGWLIVRNHVSNGRPLRDAWTARVNQLADLVELTRAIRWIESSVVQVPQALGWVKPVILLPASLFTTLTPAEIECLLLHELLHLRRHDFLVNLLQCLIETLFFYHPGVYWLSRRIRLERELACDAAVVALTADKLTFSRALLSLAEQAQLPSPALAATGSDLTIRIHALLGLKRAGSGSGIALWICLALCMFSLGLVSRSNVALQQVEKSPVVESVHSHDAAPSIERFVTDGVPVPDLSGKVLDSAGKPVAGATVYLRQSMRARSGRGIPRPWQDLARTTTDAQGKFRFVDVLYVEQDRVFAPVDLVALKDGYALGWKHVLTTRPVTNIRLTLEKPTAATGRVIDEAGQPVAHAEVRLKHLMSLRHITQADLEQGRWPSGKDRQFVALDGFRDAPVATTDATGRFELKGLVAERGLCLQVSHPEYLLHDLYAATVPQLAPEMEALSKRPVQTGEIAVTLEPGYRLRLRVVDDETGILIPGVRYIPDQQSYQVPPRQHDQDGVIEIMHLKQTQFLATVYPPEHTAYLAYSNLFTWPAETRLLEVEIRLPKGIPVRGRVINEATGAGVPDAPVAWNLQQSQFIPETPHLHPPHVVTTDADGYFLVHCPSGEFAFQTRGRIRGFQFNSSQPQPAKRVSVSQKGPDSQPVIELQPAPRIQLIIKDPQGQPVPGADIRTAATSTRSVQLMDGSVIQSFIPIHGVSDARGEYRLDQLFMTDFSDQEKQLHEVVIRNADDTLGAQLLVQRPPQNAPLEQPIEVQLQQLGFVEGRTVHEPTGAPIAGTRIVLYRKQQGDRDTYTAVGELTTTAADGSFRLKGVLPGLEHYLSLSHTRYKTPNGIHLRFQTTSGNTHDFGQISLGDLNSPSSEAE; from the coding sequence ATGAATGGATTCCACGAATTCCTGAATCATCCGCTGGTGACCCACTGGGGCGCCGTACTGCTGCACTTCGTCTGGCAGGGAGCCGCGCTCGCGCTGCTGGCCTGGGTGGTACTCTGGATATGTCAGCGGCAATCGGCTCAACTCCGCTATCTGCTGGCCACCGGCTGCCTGTTCCTGATGCTGCTCTGCCCTGTCATCACCTGGCTGAACCTGGGAGAACACATTCAGCGCGAAACGCCGGCCACAGGAGCTCAATCGACGACAAACGCCGCTCCGTTCGCCCACGTTCCAGAAGTGGGAACTACTTCAACAGACAGACTTCTTCAGGGAGCAGAGTCTCCTGCAGCGTCCAGAGCACCGAGCTCGACTGATGCAAAGCCGTTTCCCCCAAACGAACCAGGTCTCTTCCAGGTTTCTGCTCTGGTAAACACGCTCCCCTGGCTGGTCGCAGTCTGGGCTTGTGGCGTGGTCATCTTATCTTTGCGAATGATCGGCGGTTGGCTGATCGTACGCAACCATGTCAGCAACGGTAGGCCCCTGCGCGATGCATGGACTGCCCGCGTGAACCAACTGGCAGATCTGGTTGAGCTCACGCGTGCCATCCGCTGGATCGAATCCTCCGTGGTCCAAGTGCCGCAAGCGCTCGGCTGGGTCAAGCCGGTCATTCTCCTGCCGGCATCCCTGTTTACAACACTCACTCCCGCAGAGATCGAGTGCCTGTTACTGCACGAACTGCTCCATCTCCGCCGCCACGACTTCCTGGTCAATCTCCTGCAATGCCTGATTGAAACCCTGTTCTTTTACCATCCGGGAGTCTACTGGCTCTCCCGCCGCATCCGGCTCGAGCGGGAACTCGCCTGCGATGCCGCGGTCGTCGCACTCACCGCAGACAAACTCACCTTTTCCCGGGCACTGCTTTCCCTCGCCGAACAGGCACAACTCCCGTCACCTGCCTTAGCAGCAACAGGCAGTGATCTCACCATCCGCATTCACGCCCTGCTGGGGTTGAAACGCGCTGGTTCGGGATCGGGGATTGCTCTCTGGATCTGTCTGGCTCTCTGCATGTTCTCACTCGGGTTGGTATCCCGGTCAAACGTAGCATTACAGCAGGTAGAGAAATCACCGGTAGTAGAATCGGTCCACAGTCACGATGCAGCGCCGTCGATTGAGCGGTTTGTCACAGACGGTGTGCCGGTTCCCGATCTGTCTGGAAAGGTCCTCGATTCGGCTGGAAAACCTGTTGCCGGAGCCACCGTCTATCTGCGACAGTCGATGCGTGCCCGCAGCGGTCGGGGAATTCCCAGACCCTGGCAGGATCTGGCACGCACAACCACCGATGCACAGGGAAAATTCCGTTTTGTAGACGTACTGTATGTCGAACAGGATCGCGTGTTCGCCCCCGTTGATCTCGTCGCTTTGAAGGATGGCTATGCCCTGGGCTGGAAGCACGTGCTCACCACCAGACCGGTGACCAACATCAGGTTGACCCTTGAGAAGCCGACTGCAGCAACGGGCCGCGTGATAGATGAAGCAGGTCAGCCCGTTGCCCACGCCGAAGTGCGTCTCAAACATCTGATGTCACTCCGGCACATCACACAGGCTGACCTGGAGCAGGGACGCTGGCCCAGCGGGAAGGATCGCCAGTTTGTCGCCCTCGATGGTTTCCGGGACGCGCCCGTGGCCACAACCGATGCCACTGGTCGCTTTGAACTCAAAGGGCTCGTCGCAGAGCGGGGACTTTGCCTGCAGGTCTCGCATCCCGAATACCTGCTGCACGATCTCTACGCAGCGACCGTTCCTCAACTGGCCCCCGAGATGGAAGCCCTGTCGAAACGTCCGGTCCAGACCGGCGAGATCGCAGTGACACTGGAACCGGGGTACCGTCTCCGTCTGCGGGTTGTCGATGATGAAACGGGAATACTGATTCCCGGAGTGCGATATATCCCTGATCAACAAAGCTACCAGGTCCCTCCTCGCCAGCACGATCAGGACGGCGTCATCGAAATCATGCATCTCAAACAGACGCAGTTCCTGGCAACCGTCTATCCGCCGGAACACACTGCCTACCTCGCTTACAGCAACCTCTTCACGTGGCCCGCGGAAACGCGTCTGCTGGAAGTCGAGATCAGGTTGCCAAAAGGAATTCCGGTCCGCGGTCGCGTGATCAACGAGGCAACAGGAGCCGGCGTGCCAGATGCCCCGGTTGCCTGGAACCTGCAGCAATCGCAGTTCATTCCTGAGACTCCGCACCTGCATCCACCTCACGTTGTGACGACTGATGCCGACGGCTATTTTCTGGTTCACTGTCCGTCGGGAGAATTTGCCTTCCAGACGCGGGGGCGCATTCGGGGTTTTCAATTCAACTCCTCGCAGCCACAGCCCGCAAAACGAGTCAGCGTCTCACAAAAGGGGCCTGACAGCCAACCTGTCATCGAACTGCAGCCGGCACCCCGCATTCAACTTATCATCAAAGATCCCCAGGGCCAACCGGTCCCTGGGGCCGACATTCGCACTGCGGCAACCAGCACACGATCGGTTCAGTTGATGGATGGGAGCGTCATTCAAAGTTTTATACCCATTCATGGTGTCTCCGATGCACGGGGAGAGTATCGGCTCGATCAGCTCTTCATGACGGATTTCTCCGATCAGGAAAAACAGTTGCACGAAGTTGTCATCCGCAATGCCGACGATACGCTCGGCGCGCAATTACTGGTGCAGCGTCCCCCACAGAATGCTCCTCTCGAACAGCCAATCGAAGTCCAACTGCAGCAGCTCGGCTTTGTGGAAGGCAGGACTGTGCACGAACCAACCGGCGCGCCGATCGCCGGCACGCGAATTGTTCTCTATCGAAAGCAGCAGGGCGACCGCGACACTTACACGGCTGTCGGAGAACTCACGACCACCGCCGCCGATGGTTCTTTCCGCCTCAAAGGTGTGTTACCAGGGCTCGAGCACTACCTGTCGCTCTCTCATACGCGGTATAAAACGCCCAATGGCATCCATCTGCGTTTTCAGACAACAAGTGGCAACACTCACGATTTCGGCCAAATCTCTCTCGGCGATCTGAATTCTCCCTCTTCAGAGGCTGAATAA
- a CDS encoding BlaI/MecI/CopY family transcriptional regulator yields the protein MSYIAGMNQQRPKPTTAELEILSVLWEHGPATVRAIHEILSQGKETGYTTTLKILQKMADKGLVTRDESRRSHIYHAAIQAEQTQRQLIDDLVRQAFGGATEKLVMQALSLRKVTPAEIESLRKLLDQLEEKSE from the coding sequence GTGTCGTATATTGCCGGCATGAACCAGCAACGCCCCAAACCCACCACAGCTGAACTGGAAATCCTCTCTGTCCTCTGGGAGCACGGGCCGGCGACCGTCCGGGCGATTCACGAAATCCTCTCGCAAGGCAAAGAGACCGGCTACACCACCACGCTCAAAATCCTGCAGAAGATGGCTGACAAAGGACTCGTCACCCGCGACGAATCCCGCCGGTCGCATATCTACCACGCCGCAATACAGGCGGAACAGACGCAACGCCAACTGATCGACGACCTGGTCAGGCAGGCGTTTGGCGGTGCCACTGAAAAACTCGTCATGCAGGCACTCTCCCTGCGCAAAGTCACCCCCGCGGAAATTGAATCTCTCCGCAAACTCCTGGACCAACTCGAGGAGAAATCAGAATGA
- a CDS encoding formylglycine-generating enzyme family protein: MSATQPPADFNPYHKWLGIPEKKCPPTFYELLGISLDEEDRSVIESAAKRQRTHVEDYLGTEWNKFANQVISQIDEAELTLVNPELRREYDRKVSLFKKRRKNRQIDPYAPRRARPAGGKNNRVVGEGSGLLRDYAGIVSILAIAFFGMAAASFWLPWGKLQADPEQSEQVNEPPVEKKEVVVKAEEPPELQLGVGMEFKRLPAGTFVMGKKGNKSPNTLLHQVTISKPFDMGIHEVTQKQYEAIMGSNPSQYPGPDNPVDSISWHEANEFCQKLSARPEEKAAGNVYRLPTEAEWEYACRAGTSTVFCFGDEESLLGEYSWYKQTAQSTTHPVGKKKPNPWGIYDMYGNAYEWCHDWFEPYPSEPVTDPQGPETSRGRVLRGGGFSNSATFCGSGERAYVSPEINRHSYGFRVVRETASVQE, translated from the coding sequence ATGAGCGCAACACAACCGCCTGCTGATTTCAATCCATATCACAAGTGGCTGGGCATTCCCGAAAAGAAATGCCCGCCAACATTCTATGAACTGCTGGGAATCTCTCTGGATGAAGAGGACCGTTCCGTCATCGAATCAGCGGCGAAACGACAGCGGACTCACGTAGAAGACTACCTGGGTACGGAGTGGAACAAATTTGCCAACCAGGTGATCAGCCAGATTGATGAAGCAGAATTGACTCTGGTGAACCCGGAACTGCGGCGGGAATATGATCGTAAGGTCAGTCTGTTTAAGAAACGCCGGAAGAATCGGCAGATCGATCCCTATGCACCTCGTCGCGCTCGCCCAGCGGGAGGAAAAAACAACCGGGTTGTCGGCGAAGGAAGCGGACTGCTCCGCGATTACGCGGGAATTGTCTCGATTCTGGCGATCGCATTTTTCGGAATGGCGGCAGCTTCTTTCTGGTTACCCTGGGGCAAACTGCAGGCTGATCCTGAGCAAAGTGAACAAGTCAACGAACCTCCCGTGGAAAAAAAAGAGGTCGTCGTGAAAGCAGAGGAACCTCCAGAACTTCAACTGGGCGTCGGAATGGAATTTAAACGTCTGCCGGCGGGGACTTTCGTGATGGGAAAAAAAGGAAATAAGAGCCCCAACACACTTCTGCACCAGGTAACCATCAGCAAACCATTTGATATGGGGATTCATGAGGTAACTCAAAAACAATATGAAGCCATCATGGGTTCCAATCCCAGTCAGTACCCAGGTCCGGATAATCCAGTTGACAGTATCAGCTGGCATGAAGCGAATGAGTTTTGCCAAAAGTTATCTGCCAGGCCAGAGGAAAAAGCAGCCGGAAATGTGTATCGCCTGCCCACGGAAGCAGAGTGGGAATACGCGTGCCGTGCTGGAACTTCCACCGTATTTTGTTTTGGGGATGAGGAATCTCTATTGGGAGAGTATTCCTGGTACAAACAGACTGCCCAATCGACGACACATCCCGTTGGGAAAAAGAAACCGAATCCCTGGGGAATTTACGATATGTACGGCAACGCCTATGAGTGGTGCCACGACTGGTTTGAACCTTATCCTTCCGAGCCTGTGACTGATCCGCAAGGCCCCGAAACAAGTAGAGGCCGAGTTCTCCGTGGTGGTGGTTTCAGTAATAGTGCGACTTTCTGCGGTTCGGGAGAGCGTGCTTATGTTTCTCCGGAAATCAACAGGCATTCTTATGGTTTTCGGGTAGTGCGGGAGACGGCGTCTGTGCAGGAATGA